ACGCGGCGGCAGTGAAGAGCCGATGGATCTGTTCAAACGCTTCCGCGGCCGGGAGCCGAAAATTGATGCATTACTGCGTCACAGCGGTATTACTGGTTAAGCACTGCTGTGCTGAAACTGAAAAGGCTCCCTCGGGAGCCTTTTTTCATGTGAGTCAGACGATGTTGATCAACTGGTCTGACTGATGTGCAGCGGCCAGCCCAGATCGGTCTGGCGGTGTGCTTCCTGATGCAATTCAGCATCGGTCAGCGGGTTGGCTGCCAGCCAGCTTTGCGGTAATTCCAGAGTGAGCTGACTGTCGTCAACAGACAGACGGGCCGGTGGTTGGTGCTGACTGTCGCGGCGGTGGCAGAGGATCACGGCCAGCCGCAGCAGGCGCAGGATCCGGACTGCATTCGCGGCCGGCAGGGCATGTTGCTCCGGCAGGCTGGTCAGGTTGTCGCGGTAACGGCGCAGCATTTCCCCCAGCAGGTGTTTCTGGGCGCGGGTAAAACCCGGCAGATCCAGATGCTGAATCAGGTAGGCGGCGTGGTCGCCGCTTTGCTTGAAGCCAATCCCGGTGCCGATTTCGTGCAGCATGGCACTGGCATGGAGCAGCGAGCGGGTCTGGGCATCGGTTTGCCACAGAGGCTGGCAGTCATCCAGCAGGGTCATGGCTGTTTCTGCCACCGTGGCGGCATGTTCGGCATCAATCTGGAAACGATACTGAAGACTGCTTAGCGTTCGGGTACGCACGTCATCATGGCGCATCTGCCGGCTCATCATGTCGTATACCATACCTTCGCGCAGGGCACCGCCAGCCAGTGTCATGGTCTGGATTTCCAGGGTTTCAAACAGGGCGATCAGAATGGAAAGACCACTCGGAAAGACCAGTGCACGCTCGAGCGTCAGACCTTCAATATCCAGATCTTCCAGGCGCTCGTACTGCATCGCCTGACGCTGCAGTCTTTTCAGTTTGGACAGCGTAATCAGCTCGTCCATACCCTGAGCAACCATGATTTCCTGGAGTGCCTGTACGGTGCCGCTGGCACCGACACAATGATCCCAGCTCAGGTCACGGTAAGGCTCGACGATGGGCGCGATCGCTTCTTTGGCTGCCTGAATTGCGGCACTGAAGTTTTCGGTCGTCAGGTGGCGGTCTTTGAAATAGCCTTCCAGCCAGGTGACACAGCCGATCTTCAGGCTGGTGAGCGCCCGGGCTTCAAAACCTTCGCCGATAATGACTTCGGTACTGGCGCCACCGATGTCGACCACCAGTCGCTTACCCAGTCCGCCGGATGTATGTGCGACACCCTGATAGATGATGCGGGCTTCCTCTTCTCCCGGAATGATGTCGATCGGATGATTGAGGATAGCCGTAGCTCTGGAAAGAAAGTCGTCAGCATTCACAGCTGTGCGCAGCGCAGCCGTGCCTACAATCCGGATCCGCTCGGCCGGGATATCCTGCAGGCGTTCAGCAAAAAGTGACAGGCACTCCCAGCCGCGCTGCATGGCTTCCTGACTCAGTTCATTCTGGCTGTTCAGGCCAGCTGCCAGGCGGACTTTGCGTTTGATTTTCGCCAGAGTATGCACACTGCCGGCCACTTCACGCACGATCCACATATGGAAACTGTTAGAGCCCAGATCGATGGCTGCATACAGTGGGGATACGACACAACTTTCCATAGCGTCTTCTTCAGTTACTGCGTTTTCTGTGGAGAACGGCGGCGGCTCCGCTGACGTCCCTGTTGTCCTTGACCCTGACGGGATCCACTGCTGCGACGGCTGCCCTGACGCGGTGCGCGCTGAACTTTGACCGGCGGCGGCAGGTCTTCCAGCATTGCACTTGGGTCGTAATTCGAACGTGGAATGGTATGCTCGATATAAGTTTCAATCGCGAGCAGATTATGCGAATAGGCTTCACAGGCAAAGCTGATGGAATGACCACTGGCTCCTGCACGGCCCGTCCGGCCAATCCGGTGTACGTAGTCTTCGGCATCGTCAGGCAGATCGTAGTTGAACACATGCGTTACCTGAGGAATATGCAGACCTCGTGCAGCCACATCAGTCGCCACCAGAATGTCGACCTCGCCCTGGGTAAACTGTTCCAGAATGCGCACGCGTTTTTTCTGCGGCACGTCGCCGGTCAGCAGTCCGACGCGGTGATTATCGGCTTCCAGGTGTGCCCAGATGTTTTCACAGCTGTGCTTGGTGTTGGCAAAAATAATTGCACGATCCGGCCAGTCTTCTTCAATCAGCGTCTGCAGCAGGGGCATTTTGTCCTGATTTGACGGATAGAACAGTTCTTCCTGAATGCGGTGACCGGTTTTTTGATCCGGCTCAACGACAACGTTTTCCGGGGTGTTCATGTGCTCGAACGCCAGCTCTTTCACCCGGTAAGACAGCGTTGCTGAGAACAGCATGTTCCGGCGTGCTTTCGGGTTTGGCATCTGGCGGAACAGGAAGCGGATATCTTTGATAAAGCCCAGATCGAACATCCGGTCGGCTTCATCCAGAACCACCACTTGAATGCCTTTCAGGTCAATCACGCGCTGTTTGAAAAAGTCGATGATCCGGCCGCAGGTGCCGATCAGAATGTCGACGCCGTTTTCCAGATGCTGTTTCTGTTTTTCATACGCTTCGCCACCGTAAGCCAGACCTGCGGTCAGGCCGGTGCTATTTAGCAGTGGCGCAGCATCGTTGTATATCTGAATTGCCAGTTCCCGTGTAGGTGCCATAATGATTGCACGGGGCTGATTGGTCTTTCTCTCCTCAGGTGCTGGCGTCAGCATCAGATGGTTAAAGGTGGCCGTCAGGAAAGCCAGGGTCTTGCCAGTCCCTGTCTGCGCCTGACCGGCAATGTCACGGCCGGAGAGCACTACCGGCAATGCCTGGGCCTGGATTGGGGTACAATAATGGAACCCTTTCTCTTCCAGCCCTTGTAAAACC
This DNA window, taken from Photobacterium sp. CCB-ST2H9, encodes the following:
- the rhlB gene encoding ATP-dependent RNA helicase RhlB, translating into MKTTHITEQKFADLGLHPQVLQGLEEKGFHYCTPIQAQALPVVLSGRDIAGQAQTGTGKTLAFLTATFNHLMLTPAPEERKTNQPRAIIMAPTRELAIQIYNDAAPLLNSTGLTAGLAYGGEAYEKQKQHLENGVDILIGTCGRIIDFFKQRVIDLKGIQVVVLDEADRMFDLGFIKDIRFLFRQMPNPKARRNMLFSATLSYRVKELAFEHMNTPENVVVEPDQKTGHRIQEELFYPSNQDKMPLLQTLIEEDWPDRAIIFANTKHSCENIWAHLEADNHRVGLLTGDVPQKKRVRILEQFTQGEVDILVATDVAARGLHIPQVTHVFNYDLPDDAEDYVHRIGRTGRAGASGHSISFACEAYSHNLLAIETYIEHTIPRSNYDPSAMLEDLPPPVKVQRAPRQGSRRSSGSRQGQGQQGRQRSRRRSPQKTQ
- the gppA gene encoding guanosine-5'-triphosphate,3'-diphosphate diphosphatase, which codes for MESCVVSPLYAAIDLGSNSFHMWIVREVAGSVHTLAKIKRKVRLAAGLNSQNELSQEAMQRGWECLSLFAERLQDIPAERIRIVGTAALRTAVNADDFLSRATAILNHPIDIIPGEEEARIIYQGVAHTSGGLGKRLVVDIGGASTEVIIGEGFEARALTSLKIGCVTWLEGYFKDRHLTTENFSAAIQAAKEAIAPIVEPYRDLSWDHCVGASGTVQALQEIMVAQGMDELITLSKLKRLQRQAMQYERLEDLDIEGLTLERALVFPSGLSILIALFETLEIQTMTLAGGALREGMVYDMMSRQMRHDDVRTRTLSSLQYRFQIDAEHAATVAETAMTLLDDCQPLWQTDAQTRSLLHASAMLHEIGTGIGFKQSGDHAAYLIQHLDLPGFTRAQKHLLGEMLRRYRDNLTSLPEQHALPAANAVRILRLLRLAVILCHRRDSQHQPPARLSVDDSQLTLELPQSWLAANPLTDAELHQEAHRQTDLGWPLHISQTS